GTCGGGGTTCCAGACGCTGCCCGGCGCCTTCATCTCGACCAACTCGAACTCCCAGTCGCCGGGGGCGAGAATCACCCAGAAGGCGTTGCCGAGGAACTCGTTGCGGTGAATCTCCACCGTGTCGACGCTCGGGTTCGTCCGGATTCCGCCTCGTAGAAACTGCCCGACGGTGTCGTCGACGGCCGTGATGGACCACCGCGTGGGGACGAGACGGCGGTTCTCCCCCTGTCCCAGCGCCCCCGCCGAGAGGATGGTGTTGATGTCGTACACGTCGAACCCCCGCCGATAGAGGTAGTTCATCGCCCCCTGGGCGTTCCAGTCGTCGTCCTCCAGCGTCTTCTTCACTGGACGGGGAACGTGCGGGTTCTCGGCCAGGTCGGCCGACCGGGCGCGGGCGCGGGGGCCGGTGGGCGTGGCGATGTCGTCGCGCCCCACGTCGAAGTCGACGTCCGGGCGGCCGTCGAGGCCGATTTCGACGCTCACCGGCCGGTCGGCGATGGCCACCTCCCGCTGAACGCCGAGGAAGCCGTCCCACGCGTCGTTCACGTTCTGCACCTCCGTGGGACGATTCGAGTTCAGGAGGCTCGTGCGCCGACGGAACACGTCCTCGATGGAGACGCCCTCCTCGTACCACCCGGCGGACGTCTCGTACTTCGCGGCGTCGTCCTCGCGGCCGACGGGCGAGAGGATGCCCGTCGAGACGTTCGGGTAGTTCGACGCGCCGACGAAGATGGACGGCGAGACGCTCCCGAACAGCGAGTCGCCCTGCACCGTCTCCTCGAAGCGGTGCTGGAAGTCCTCCAGGTGGTCGAGGATGTCGTAGGACTTCTCCTGGGCGAGGCGGCGCCGCTTCGCGCGTTCGGACTCCGCCGCGAGGTCCATGTACTCGTCGAGGCGCATCTGGTCGATTTCTCTAGCCGCGCGACCCGCTTGAACCTGTCGCGGGCGGGCGAAACGCGGAGAATCCGGGAGAATCGGGACTTCGAAGAGCGGTTCGTTCGCGGGCGTTCGCCGCCGTCGAGAACGGCCGGGCGGCGACGCGTGGTCGGGGCGGGACGGGACCGGTCCTCAGCCGTGGATGCCCATCGCTTCGATCTGCTCTTGGTACCGGTTTCGGATGGTGACCTCGGTCACCTGCGCCACGTCGGCGACCTCTCGCTGGGTCTTCTTCTCGTTGCAGAGCAGCGAGGCGGCGTAGATAGCCGCGGCGGCGTATCCCGTGGGCGATTTACCCGACAGGAGACCCTTCTCGGCCGTCGTCTCGATTATCTCGTTGGCCTTCGACTGCACCTCCTTCGAGAGTTCGAGTTCCGAGGAGAACCGCGGGACGTACTTCTTCGGGTCGACGGGCTTCATCTCCAGTCCGAGTTCCTGGGAGATGTAGCGGTACGTCCGTCCGATTTCCTTTCGCTCGACCCGGGAGACGTCGGATATCTCTTCGAGCGAGCGCGGGATGCCCTCCTTTCGACAGGCGGCGTAGAGCGCGGACGTGGCGACGCCCTCGATGGAGCGTCCCCGAATCAGGTCCTCGTTGAGCGCGCGGCGGTAGATGACCGACGCGACCTCACGGACCGACCGGGGCACGCCAAGCGCGGAGGCCATCCGGTCGATTTCCGAGAGCGCGAACTGGAGGTTCCGCTCGCCGGCGTCCTTCGTCCGGATGCGCTCCTGCCACTTGCGGAGCCGGTGCATCTGCGAGCGCTTCCGCGAGGAGATGGAGCGCCCGTAGGCGTCTTTGTCCTTCCAGTCTATCGTCGTCGTCAGCCCCTTGTCGTGCATCGTCTGCGTCGTCGGCGCGCCGACGCGGGACTTCGACTGCCGTTCGGAGTGGTTGAACGCCCGCCACTCCGGACCGGGGTCTATCTGTTCCTCCTCGACGACGATACCGGTCGGTTCGTGGATGAGTTCGCCGTCGCCGGTCCGGACGAGGTCCTCCTCGTCCATGTCCTCGAAGTCGATGTCGTCCTCGTTCTCCTCTTCGGTCTGCTCCTCGGCGGCGTCCTCGTCCCGACGCTCGCGGTTCCATCGTACTCGATCACCGTCTCGCTCCCGCTGGCGAGTAGGCCGTGTCATCGCATTTTTATAGTCGGTGTCGCGTCAGACTTAAACCCTTGGACGAATCGGGAGGCGGAGAGAACGCGCTCGTGAGGGCCTCAACGACGGATTCGGACCGCAAAAATCGCATCACGGGCCGACCACGAGGGCGCCGTCCTCGTACCGGTAGCCCAGCGCTCGGAACGCCTCCCTCGCCCGTCCGGCATCCACGTCGCCGTCGCTCCCGAGGAAGGGGGTCACCGGGTTGCCGTCGGTCCACTCGAACGACTCGGGATACCAGCGAGTGTCCCAGAGCGGACCGACCGCCGGCCGCCCGTAGCCGTCGAACACCGCCTCCACGACGTGTTCGGCGTCGAGGAGTCGCGCGAGCGTTCGGCGGAACGGGGCGTCCGAGAGGTGGGGCCGGCGGGCGTTGTAGCCGACGACGTAGGGGGCGGGCGAGCGCTCGACGAGAAGTTCCAGGGCGTCCGAGCGGCCGATGCGCGGGACGGCGTCGGCGCCGACGGGCGTCCCCGTGGCGTCCGCCTCGCCGCCGGCGACTGTTTCGACGGCCGTCACCCCGGTGCCGACGACCCGGACCGAGAAGCGCTCGAAGGGGACGTCGCCGACCCGCCGCGCCAGCGTCCCGGGGGCGGCCTCGCCGGTCAGGAAGTGGTCGTCGAAGCGTTCGAGCACCACCTCCTGCCCCGACGTGCTCCCCTCGAACCGGAGGGGACCGCTCCCGACGGGCGGGACGTTGTCGGCCGTCAGCGCCTCGGTGGTCGGGTCCGCGTCGCCCTCGCGGGAGACCGAGGCGGTCCGCTCTCGCCAGACGTGTTCGGGCAGCACCGGGACGGTGAACGCGTGGGCGGCGACGCTCGGCGCGCACTCGACGAACCGAAACTCGACCGTCGTCTCGTCCGCGGCGACCACCTCGTCGACGAGCGTGGTCAGTCCGCGGTACCGGGGGGCGGGGACCGGGCCGCCGCCGTCGTCCTCGCCCTCACTCCCATCCTCGCCCTCAGTCGCCCCCTCCCCCTCACCGAGCGTCGTGTCCGAGAGCAGTGCGAAGGTGAACGCGACGTCCCCGGCGGTGAACGGTTCCCCGTCGTGCCACGTCGTCCCCTCGCGGAGTCGCACGCGGCCGACCGGGGCGTCGTCGTCGGAGAGCGTCCACGAGTCGGCGCGCCACGGTTCGACGCCCTCGTCGGTGGCGTACCCGAGGGGGTCGTACAGCAGACCCGTGAGAACGCCGTCGCTCCGGTGTGCGACCGACAGGGGGTTGAGGTTCGCCGTCCGGCGCTCGTCGGTGGCCGCCAGTCGGAGCGTGTCGTCGCGGCGCTGTCCGCCGGCGCGCGACTCGGCCGCCCCCTCTGTTCGATTCAGAGAGAGATAGCCGAGCGGCGACCGGAGGTCGACCCCCCGCCACCCCGTGTACGCCGTCCGCCGGGCCGCCCTGACGTCGTCGGGGACGGCGAGCAGCGTGAACGGCTGGGTCCGGGCGATAGTCGACTGCAACTCCCGAACCAGTCGCATGCGGCGCCGCCCCGACGCCCGTCGCTGCGCGTCGAGTCGGTCGTCGACGCGGTCGTTCTCGTAGCCGAACGGGTTCTGCCAGCCGGGTCCGTCGACGAACCGCGAGTGCAACAGCGGGTAGAGCGCGTCCGGCCGCCGGAACTGCGCGGGGAGGCGCGCCACGAACAGGTCGAACTCCCCGCGGAGCAGCGCGCGACGGTACAGTTCCTCCTCGGCCATCGGGACGACGGTGGCGCCGAGACCGGCCGTCCGGAGCCACTCCGCCACCTGACGGGCGATGCGGCGGGCGTACGGGTCGGTGTCGCTCGGCAGGGTCGCGACGCGCACCCGTACCCGCCGGGGGGAGTCCGAGTCGACGAACCGCCGCACTCGTCCCAGACAGCCGCCGGCGAACGCGGCCGTTCCGCCGGCCGCGGCCAAGAGCGCCCGGCGTCGCACCGTCGGCGTCGAGGAGTCCGCCATCGACCCGGAGCGTTCAGCTCCCGCGTCCATAGGCGTTGTGACCCCCCGAGCGCCTCGTCGGAATCGCCGTCGGAGTCGTCACCGGAACCACCACCGCGAGAACCGGTCGAACGGGTCGCGGTCGTCGACGGTCAGAGCGCCCGTGCCGGTACTGGCGCCGGCACCGTCGTCGTCGCCCGCGTCGAGTCGGAGCATGGCGGCCAGACCGACGAGCGTGACGACCACCGCGAACGACCCGGCGACGACGTTGCCGAGCATCCAGTCGTAGTAGAGTCCGTAGAGCCGAACGGTGAACGGGGCGAACAGGCGGATGCCGCCGGTGAGGTAGTCGGCGACGAGGTGGGAGCCGTAGCCGAGTGCCGCCGCCCGCCAGTGGCCGACGCCGCGGGCGGCGCCGACGAACAGCAGGAGGGCGAGGAGAGAGTGGGTGATGCCGCGGTGGGTCCAGAGCGGACCCGAGAGGTAGCCGGCGTAGACGAACGGCGTGAACAGGTACTTGTCCAGGTCGGGCACGCTGGCGGCCAGGATGGCGACGAGGTAGGGCTCCGCCCGCCGAGTGCGCAGCACCGAGACGACGAGCGAAACCGCGAGCAGCACGTGGACGCCGTCGGCCACCACGGTCACCACCCCCCGGACGTCGTCCGCGGAGGGGTCGCCGGCCGGCGGGACCCGCGCGCGAGAGCGACGACGGCCGTCTCGTC
This Halogeometricum sp. S3BR5-2 DNA region includes the following protein-coding sequences:
- the nreA gene encoding DNA repair protein NreA, translating into MRLDEYMDLAAESERAKRRRLAQEKSYDILDHLEDFQHRFEETVQGDSLFGSVSPSIFVGASNYPNVSTGILSPVGREDDAAKYETSAGWYEEGVSIEDVFRRRTSLLNSNRPTEVQNVNDAWDGFLGVQREVAIADRPVSVEIGLDGRPDVDFDVGRDDIATPTGPRARARSADLAENPHVPRPVKKTLEDDDWNAQGAMNYLYRRGFDVYDINTILSAGALGQGENRRLVPTRWSITAVDDTVGQFLRGGIRTNPSVDTVEIHRNEFLGNAFWVILAPGDWEFELVEMKAPGSVWNPDPEAGMWLAADGEGFEGRTGYVEETAGAYHASRLGALEYLDRRGRQAKVLVLRHVSDDYWGPAGVWQVRESVRDAFEGESATAETFAAAVRQVTEYLPVSAGDLRRKSTMASGLQTSLGDYS
- a CDS encoding transcription initiation factor IIB — translated: MTRPTRQRERDGDRVRWNRERRDEDAAEEQTEEENEDDIDFEDMDEEDLVRTGDGELIHEPTGIVVEEEQIDPGPEWRAFNHSERQSKSRVGAPTTQTMHDKGLTTTIDWKDKDAYGRSISSRKRSQMHRLRKWQERIRTKDAGERNLQFALSEIDRMASALGVPRSVREVASVIYRRALNEDLIRGRSIEGVATSALYAACRKEGIPRSLEEISDVSRVERKEIGRTYRYISQELGLEMKPVDPKKYVPRFSSELELSKEVQSKANEIIETTAEKGLLSGKSPTGYAAAAIYAASLLCNEKKTQREVADVAQVTEVTIRNRYQEQIEAMGIHG
- a CDS encoding ABC transporter substrate-binding protein; amino-acid sequence: MDAGAERSGSMADSSTPTVRRRALLAAAGGTAAFAGGCLGRVRRFVDSDSPRRVRVRVATLPSDTDPYARRIARQVAEWLRTAGLGATVVPMAEEELYRRALLRGEFDLFVARLPAQFRRPDALYPLLHSRFVDGPGWQNPFGYENDRVDDRLDAQRRASGRRRMRLVRELQSTIARTQPFTLLAVPDDVRAARRTAYTGWRGVDLRSPLGYLSLNRTEGAAESRAGGQRRDDTLRLAATDERRTANLNPLSVAHRSDGVLTGLLYDPLGYATDEGVEPWRADSWTLSDDDAPVGRVRLREGTTWHDGEPFTAGDVAFTFALLSDTTLGEGEGATEGEDGSEGEDDGGGPVPAPRYRGLTTLVDEVVAADETTVEFRFVECAPSVAAHAFTVPVLPEHVWRERTASVSREGDADPTTEALTADNVPPVGSGPLRFEGSTSGQEVVLERFDDHFLTGEAAPGTLARRVGDVPFERFSVRVVGTGVTAVETVAGGEADATGTPVGADAVPRIGRSDALELLVERSPAPYVVGYNARRPHLSDAPFRRTLARLLDAEHVVEAVFDGYGRPAVGPLWDTRWYPESFEWTDGNPVTPFLGSDGDVDAGRAREAFRALGYRYEDGALVVGP
- a CDS encoding metal-dependent hydrolase; translation: MVTVVADGVHVLLAVSLVVSVLRTRRAEPYLVAILAASVPDLDKYLFTPFVYAGYLSGPLWTHRGITHSLLALLLFVGAARGVGHWRAAALGYGSHLVADYLTGGIRLFAPFTVRLYGLYYDWMLGNVVAGSFAVVVTLVGLAAMLRLDAGDDDGAGASTGTGALTVDDRDPFDRFSRWWFR